The Setaria italica strain Yugu1 chromosome IX, Setaria_italica_v2.0, whole genome shotgun sequence genome has a window encoding:
- the LOC101756621 gene encoding laccase-10, translated as MEAPCLALLLFFGTLLVLPQSSHGATRYYTFNVTLQKVTRLCTTRAIPTVNGKFPGPKIVTREGDRVVVKVVNSVKDNITIHWHGVRQLRTGWSDGPAYVTQCPIRTGQSYVYNFTITGQRGTLFWHAHVSWMRATLYGPIIILPKRGVPYPFPVKPYKEVPIIFGEWFNADPEAIIAQALKTGAGPNISDAFTINGLPGPLYNCSSKDTFKLKVLPGKWYLLRLINAALNDELFFSIANHTLTVVDVDAAYVKPFHTDVVLITPGQTTNVLLRAEPDAGCPAATHLMLARPYGTGQPGTFDNTTVAAVLEYAPPGHIKSLPLFRPSLPALNDTAFAANYSARLRSLATPDYPANVPRGVDRSFFFAVGLGTNPCPANQTCQGPNGSMFTASMNNVSFDMPTTALLQAHYNNIAGVYTTDFPVAPLEPFNYTGTPPNNTNVSNGTKVVVLQYNTSVEVVLQDTSILGAESHPLHLHGFDFFVVGQGFGNYDSSKDPAKFNLVDPVQRNTVGVPAGGWVAIRFFADNPGVWFMHCHLEVHTSWGLKMAWVVNDGPLPEQKLMPPPADLPMC; from the exons ATGGAGGCGCCGTGTCTTGCATTGCTCCTGTTCTTCGGCACGTTGCTAGTGTTGCCACAGTCGTCGCACGGCGCGACCAGATACTACACGTTCAAT GTGACGCTGCAGAAGGTGACGCGGCTGTGCACCACCCGCGCCATCCCCACGGTGAACGGCAAGTTCCCCGGCCCCAAGATAGTCACCAGGGAGGGCGATCGCGTCGTCGTCAAGGTGGTTAACAGTGTCAAGGACAACATAACCATCCACTG GCACGGCGTTCGGCAGCTGCGGACGGGGTGGTCGGACGGGCCGGCGTACGTGACGCAGTGCCCGATCCGGACGGGTCAGAGCTACGTGTACAACTTCACCATCACGGGGCAGCGGGGCACCCTCTTCTGGCACGCCCACGTCTCCTGGATGCGCGCCACGCTCTACGGCcccatcatcatcctccccaAGCGCGGCGTGCCCTACCCGTTCCCGGTTAAACCCTACAAGGAAGTCCCCATCATCTTCG GAGAGTGGTTTAACGCGGATCCCGAGGCAATTATCGCCCAGGCCCTGAAGACTGGAGCAGGCCCAAACATTTCAGATGCCTTCACCATCAACGGCCTTCCGGGCCCGTTGTACAACTGCTCGAGCAAAG ACACGTTCAAGCTGAAGGTGCTTCCCGGCAAGTGGTACCTGCTCCGGCTCATCAACGCCGCGCTCAACGACGAGCTCTTCTTCTCCATCGCCAACCACACGCTCAccgtcgtcgacgtcgacgccgcCTACGTCAAGCCGTTCCACACGGACGTGGTCCTCATCACCCCTGGCCAGACCACCAACGTGCTCCTGCGCGCCGAGCCGGACGCGGGCTGCCCCGCGGCCACGCACCTCATGCTGGCGCGCCCCTACGGCACGGGCCAGCCGGGCACCTTCGACAacaccaccgtcgccgccgtgctcgAGTACGCGCCGCCGGGCCACATCAAGAGCCTCCCGCTCTTCCGGCCATCGCTCCCGGCGCTCAACGACACGGCGTTCGCGGCCAACTACAGCGCCAGGCTCCGGAGCCTCGCCACCCCGGACTACCCGGCCAACGTGCCCCGGGGCGTGGACCggtccttcttcttcgccgtgGGGCTCGGCACGAACCCGTGCCCGGCGAACCAGACGTGCCAGGGGCCCAACGGGAGCATGTTCACGGCGTCCATGAACAACGTGTCCTTCGACATGCCCACCACCGCGCTCCTGCAGGCGCACTACAACAACATCGCCGGCGTGTACACCACCGACTTCCCCGTTGCGCCGCTGGAGCCGTTCAACTACACGGGCACGCCGCCTAACAACACCAACGTCTCCAACGGGACCAAGGTGGTGGTGCTGCAGTACAACACGAGCGTGGAAGTGGTGCTGCAGGACACCAGCATCCTCGGCGCCGAGAGCCACCCGCTGCACCTGCACGGCTTCGACTTCTTCGTGGTCGGCCAGGGCTTCGGCAACTATGACTCGTCCAAGGACCCGGCCAAGTTCAACCTGGTCGACCCGGTGCAAAGGAACACCGTCGGCGTGCCGGCCGGTGGCTGGGTAGCCATCAGGTTCTTCGCCGATAATCCCG GTGTCTGGTTCATGCACTGCCATCTGGAGGTGCACACGAGCTGGGGGTTGAAGATGGCGTGGGTGGTCAACGACGGCCCGTTGCCTGAGCAGAAGCTGATGCCTCCGCCGGCTGATCTTCCCATGTGTTGA